Proteins from a single region of Chryseobacterium scophthalmum:
- a CDS encoding histidine kinase, whose protein sequence is MIFGNILYSQSTNNVWKEVEAESEKLKKAVDTKNESAEADSYYNIGETFFNDRNFSKSEEYFLKSKNLYEKLNDKQNLEKVIRKLAQSQENQNKLKSAQSNYQKASKIGYSKSKRSLNANDASRLSSPAPENKAEAIQNNIQISEKENNKQDLAASYSQMADVNIENKNIPKAEENLNTAYQISKEQAPQQALAINQKLTNFYVDNKDFDKAIEAKRSVLKENFVKENSQKKVEQIQELAEIYIKKNDPKEAIVLLKNAYDIALQKGHTLEAQKSVKKLDSLYNISENTDASIQLYRDFLGKLPDLVSKDRSLVDNKILEDTEQKISQLLQEKKLKDELIRKKNIFNYSLIGVLVLLTGLIIFIFRTLKKVQIKNKKIALQSLRREMNPHFIFNSLNSVNHFIATNNELEANQYLTKFSKLMRGVMENSSEDFIPFQQELDLLQNYLALEKTRFSDKFDYEIEVDESLNTQSLKVPGMLIQPFLENAVWHGLRYRTEKGFLSLKFEKNNDSLNIFIEDNGIGIEESKKQKTEHQKSRKGRGMKNTLERIALLNDLYKQNIECKITDKKEEPGVFVEISFKLINS, encoded by the coding sequence ATGATTTTTGGGAATATCCTGTATTCTCAAAGCACTAATAATGTATGGAAAGAAGTTGAAGCTGAAAGTGAAAAACTGAAAAAAGCCGTTGATACCAAAAACGAATCTGCAGAAGCCGACTCTTATTACAATATCGGCGAAACATTTTTTAATGATAGAAATTTTTCTAAAAGTGAAGAATATTTTCTAAAATCTAAAAATCTCTACGAAAAGCTGAATGACAAGCAAAATCTCGAAAAAGTAATCCGAAAACTGGCGCAGTCTCAGGAAAATCAGAATAAGCTAAAATCTGCGCAAAGCAATTACCAAAAAGCTTCAAAAATTGGATATTCTAAATCAAAAAGAAGTTTGAATGCGAATGATGCTTCAAGACTTTCTTCTCCGGCGCCAGAAAATAAAGCTGAAGCTATTCAGAATAATATTCAGATCAGCGAAAAAGAAAATAATAAACAAGATCTTGCCGCAAGTTACAGCCAAATGGCAGATGTAAATATTGAAAATAAAAATATTCCGAAAGCCGAAGAAAACCTGAATACAGCTTACCAAATTTCGAAAGAACAGGCGCCGCAACAGGCTTTGGCGATCAATCAGAAATTGACCAATTTTTATGTAGATAATAAAGATTTTGATAAAGCGATAGAAGCTAAAAGATCAGTTTTAAAAGAAAATTTCGTTAAAGAAAATTCTCAGAAAAAAGTAGAGCAAATTCAGGAACTCGCAGAAATTTACATCAAAAAAAATGATCCAAAGGAAGCAATTGTTTTACTGAAAAATGCTTATGATATTGCTTTGCAGAAAGGTCACACTCTTGAAGCGCAAAAAAGCGTAAAAAAACTCGACAGTCTTTATAATATTTCAGAAAATACAGATGCTTCGATACAGCTTTACCGTGATTTTCTCGGAAAATTGCCTGATTTGGTTTCCAAAGACAGAAGTTTGGTTGATAATAAAATCCTTGAAGATACTGAACAAAAAATTTCTCAACTTTTGCAGGAAAAGAAACTCAAAGACGAGTTGATTCGTAAGAAAAACATTTTCAATTATAGTTTAATTGGTGTGCTGGTTCTACTGACAGGTTTAATAATTTTCATTTTCAGAACCTTGAAAAAAGTTCAGATCAAAAACAAAAAAATTGCGTTGCAATCGTTGCGTCGTGAGATGAATCCGCATTTTATTTTCAACAGTTTAAATTCTGTCAATCATTTTATTGCAACTAATAATGAACTGGAAGCCAATCAATATTTAACCAAATTTTCAAAATTAATGCGTGGCGTAATGGAAAATTCAAGTGAAGATTTCATACCGTTTCAGCAGGAATTAGATTTGCTCCAGAATTATCTGGCTTTAGAAAAAACACGTTTTTCTGATAAATTCGATTACGAAATTGAAGTTGATGAAAGCTTAAATACCCAAAGTCTGAAAGTTCCCGGAATGTTGATACAGCCATTTTTGGAAAATGCGGTTTGGCACGGCTTAAGATACCGGACTGAAAAGGGCTTTTTAAGTTTAAAATTTGAAAAAAATAACGATTCACTTAATATTTTCATTGAGGATAACGGCATCGGAATTGAAGAAAGTAAAAAACAAAAAACC